A region of Rhizobium grahamii DNA encodes the following proteins:
- a CDS encoding DUF1839 family protein: MGLSVSMTAVFPGIRPEGYEPHALHSSERMWPETNCYVDLWIEVLSAFGVSPLAMLGFTLTQDFEGDQFTFFKVPLEDLEALYDIRVTELAIFDEVHRHVETQIARGRLCLIEMDSFYMPDTLGTAYKTEHGKTTVAINRLDFTGKWIEYFHNGGYHALQGDDFDGLFQFHLSETDPPFLPYTEFAKFPERAKSNADVLDVARRLLDVHFKRRPPSNPIRAFASVFPQQVEAVAERPFGFFHKYAFNTLRQFGANFELAADHLLWLSGDEFSEAADHARRISEVAKSVQFQLARAVTRKKFEPLATVLDPAADAWDSMMASLAERL, translated from the coding sequence GTGGGGCTGAGCGTATCCATGACGGCTGTGTTCCCGGGGATTCGCCCCGAGGGCTACGAGCCACATGCCTTGCATTCAAGTGAGCGCATGTGGCCTGAAACCAACTGCTATGTCGACCTCTGGATCGAGGTGCTGAGTGCCTTCGGTGTTTCGCCGCTGGCCATGCTTGGCTTCACGCTGACGCAGGATTTCGAAGGCGACCAGTTCACTTTCTTCAAGGTGCCTCTCGAAGACCTGGAGGCGCTTTACGATATCCGCGTGACTGAGCTCGCGATTTTCGATGAGGTGCATCGGCACGTCGAGACGCAGATCGCGCGTGGCCGGCTTTGCCTGATCGAGATGGACTCCTTCTACATGCCGGATACGCTGGGCACGGCCTATAAGACCGAGCACGGCAAGACGACGGTTGCGATCAACCGTCTCGATTTTACTGGCAAGTGGATTGAGTATTTCCACAACGGTGGCTATCACGCGCTGCAGGGCGACGATTTCGACGGCCTTTTCCAGTTTCATCTGTCGGAAACAGATCCGCCGTTCCTTCCCTATACCGAGTTCGCCAAATTCCCGGAGAGAGCGAAGTCGAACGCAGATGTTCTCGACGTGGCAAGACGCCTGCTCGACGTCCATTTCAAGCGCCGTCCGCCGTCAAACCCGATCCGCGCTTTTGCAAGCGTCTTTCCGCAGCAGGTGGAGGCAGTTGCCGAGCGTCCGTTCGGCTTCTTCCACAAGTATGCCTTCAATACCTTGCGGCAGTTTGGCGCCAATTTCGAACTTGCCGCGGATCACCTGCTTTGGCTTTCAGGAGATGAGTTCTCTGAGGCTGCAGATCACGCCCGCCGGATCTCCGAGGTCGCAAAGTCCGTCCAGTTTCAGCTCGCGCGCGCTGTGACCCGCAAGAAGTTCGAGCCTTTGGCAACTGTACTTGATCCTGCCGCAGATGCATGGGATTCCATGATGGCTTCGCTTGCGGAGCGTCTGTGA
- a CDS encoding amino acid--[acyl-carrier-protein] ligase, which yields MDAQVTFLDRLFESGLLIDTGVDGLYGRSGQFEDVIAAFERLIDKFGGADGAEAMRFPPGMNRAFFEKSGYMKSFPQLAGTVHSFCGNELDHVNLLQCMEVGEDWTAEQKATDIVLTPAACYPLYPTVAKRGRLPASGGLFDLQSYCFRHEPSQDPARQQLFRMREYVCMGTEQHVTDFRQRWMDRGVEMMSAVGLDVTIDVANDPFFGRAGKMLANNQRDQNLKFELLIPITSVSKPTACMSFNYHQDAFGTKWGLNLEDGSVAHTACVGFGLERIALALFHHHGLDVKEWPAKVRQALWG from the coding sequence ATGGATGCACAAGTGACGTTTCTCGATCGGCTCTTCGAATCGGGACTTCTCATCGATACCGGGGTCGATGGCCTCTATGGCCGTAGCGGGCAGTTCGAAGACGTCATCGCCGCCTTCGAACGTTTGATCGATAAGTTTGGTGGCGCCGATGGTGCCGAAGCCATGCGTTTCCCGCCCGGCATGAACCGCGCATTCTTCGAGAAGAGCGGTTACATGAAGAGCTTTCCGCAGCTTGCGGGCACTGTCCACAGCTTCTGCGGCAATGAGCTCGATCACGTCAATCTTCTTCAATGCATGGAAGTGGGTGAAGACTGGACGGCGGAGCAGAAGGCTACCGACATCGTTCTGACGCCTGCCGCCTGCTATCCGCTGTATCCGACCGTTGCCAAGCGCGGCCGTCTGCCGGCTTCGGGTGGCTTGTTCGACCTGCAGTCCTACTGCTTCCGCCATGAGCCGTCGCAGGATCCTGCGCGCCAGCAGCTCTTCCGGATGCGCGAGTACGTGTGCATGGGAACCGAGCAGCATGTGACCGATTTCCGCCAGCGGTGGATGGACCGTGGCGTCGAAATGATGAGCGCTGTGGGGCTCGATGTTACAATCGACGTCGCAAACGATCCGTTCTTCGGCCGCGCCGGCAAGATGCTTGCCAACAACCAGCGCGACCAGAATCTCAAGTTCGAGCTGTTGATCCCGATCACTTCGGTCAGCAAGCCCACCGCCTGCATGAGCTTCAACTACCATCAGGATGCCTTCGGCACGAAGTGGGGTCTCAACCTCGAAGATGGCAGTGTCGCGCATACGGCATGCGTCGGCTTCGGGCTCGAGCGGATCGCTCTTGCGCTTTTCCATCACCACGGACTCGACGTTAAGGAGTGGCCTGCGAAGGTGCGCCAAGCGCTGTGGGGCTGA